A portion of the Segatella copri DSM 18205 genome contains these proteins:
- a CDS encoding methylenetetrahydrofolate reductase, whose translation MNIADFLHQQGDKRGFSFEVLPPLKGNGTAALFRTIDALSEFGPRFINITTHHSEYVYKELENGLLTRQRVRRRPGTVAIAGAIQNKYDIPVIPHIICSGATKEDIEYELLDLQFLGISNILVLRGDKAKEDRQFTPTENGHAHATDLLKQVNQFNDGFFFDGTPIKHPGDKFCCGVACYPEKHEEAPNLEMDMHHLLEKQQLGAAYAVTQLFYDNEKFYAFVEKARQIGVTIPIIPAIKPFAKLSQLTVVPKTFHCDIPEELAQEVLKCKTDDDAKQLGIEWTTAQVQDLFEHGYNNVHFFTVSAVDSVKQIAKILF comes from the coding sequence ATGAACATAGCAGATTTTCTACATCAGCAGGGCGATAAGCGAGGCTTTTCGTTTGAGGTTTTACCTCCGCTGAAAGGTAACGGAACAGCAGCACTCTTCCGTACCATCGATGCGCTGAGCGAGTTTGGTCCTCGCTTTATCAACATCACTACGCACCATAGCGAGTATGTATACAAGGAACTGGAAAACGGTCTCCTCACTCGCCAGCGTGTACGCCGCCGCCCGGGCACCGTAGCCATCGCAGGCGCTATACAGAATAAGTACGACATACCTGTCATCCCTCATATTATCTGCAGCGGTGCTACGAAGGAAGACATCGAGTACGAACTGCTCGACCTCCAGTTTCTGGGCATCAGCAACATTCTCGTTCTGCGAGGAGACAAGGCGAAAGAAGACCGGCAGTTTACACCAACCGAGAACGGTCATGCCCATGCCACCGACCTTCTGAAGCAGGTGAATCAGTTTAATGATGGTTTCTTCTTTGATGGCACACCCATCAAACACCCGGGCGACAAGTTCTGCTGCGGTGTAGCCTGCTATCCGGAGAAGCATGAAGAGGCGCCAAACCTCGAAATGGATATGCATCATCTGCTGGAGAAACAACAGTTGGGCGCAGCGTATGCCGTTACCCAGCTCTTCTACGACAACGAGAAGTTCTATGCTTTTGTTGAAAAGGCTCGGCAGATAGGCGTAACCATTCCTATCATTCCTGCCATCAAGCCTTTCGCCAAGTTGAGCCAGCTCACTGTAGTGCCGAAAACCTTCCACTGCGATATTCCTGAAGAACTCGCACAAGAAGTATTGAAATGTAAAACTGACGATGATGCCAAGCAGCTCGGTATCGAGTGGACCACCGCTCAGGTGCAAGATCTCTTCGAACATGGTTACAACAATGTTCACTTCTTCACTGTATCGGCTGTAGACAGCGTCAAGCAAATAGCAAAAATTCTGTTTTAA
- the xylE gene encoding D-xylose transporter XylE, translated as MEQKQTGSRAYLISIVMVAVLGGLLFGYDTAVISGAEKGLQAFFMGAEDFTYTDFWHGFTSSSALIGCIIGSALSGVLASNWGRKRSLIFAGVMFFISAWGSMCPESLVLPKGEPNLTLLIVFNLYRVIGGIGVGLASAVCPMYIGEIAPSNIRGMLVSWNQFAIIFGQLVVYFVNFFILGDHIAPAIQSVGNGMNQILNGGEAAWAIETGWRYMFGSEMVPSGLFALLICFVPETPRYLAMVGQDAKAERILARINGAEEAKKILDDIKNTVTEKKEKLLTYGVLCIFVGVMLSVFQQAVGINAVLYYAPRIYDAMGFDNPMVLTVFNGIVNLGFTCVAIFTVEKLGRKPLLITGSLGMALGAIGVAITFGNPNLQLLCMVSIMVYSASFMFSWGPICWVLIAEVFPNTIRGAAVAIAVAFQWIFNWIVSTSFVPMANSLGYWFTYGLYGVICILAAIFVWKLVPETKGKTLEDMTKLWKKD; from the coding sequence ATGGAACAAAAACAAACAGGCTCTAGAGCCTATCTTATTTCAATTGTGATGGTAGCCGTTTTGGGCGGCTTGCTTTTCGGTTATGATACCGCGGTAATCTCGGGAGCCGAGAAGGGTTTGCAGGCATTCTTCATGGGTGCTGAGGATTTCACCTATACCGATTTCTGGCATGGATTCACTTCTTCCAGCGCCCTGATTGGTTGTATCATCGGTTCGGCGCTTTCGGGTGTGCTGGCTTCTAACTGGGGACGTAAGCGTTCGCTGATCTTTGCGGGTGTGATGTTCTTCATCTCTGCATGGGGATCTATGTGTCCTGAGTCTTTGGTGTTGCCAAAGGGCGAACCTAATCTTACGCTTCTCATCGTGTTCAACCTCTACCGTGTGATTGGCGGTATCGGTGTGGGTCTGGCATCTGCTGTATGCCCGATGTATATCGGTGAGATTGCGCCTAGCAACATCCGTGGTATGTTGGTCAGCTGGAACCAGTTTGCCATCATCTTCGGTCAGCTGGTGGTTTATTTCGTCAACTTCTTCATTCTTGGCGATCATATTGCTCCTGCTATCCAGAGTGTGGGCAATGGTATGAACCAGATTCTGAATGGTGGCGAGGCTGCCTGGGCTATTGAAACCGGATGGCGCTATATGTTTGGTTCTGAGATGGTTCCTTCGGGTTTGTTTGCTCTGCTTATCTGCTTTGTTCCTGAGACTCCCCGTTATCTTGCCATGGTTGGTCAGGATGCGAAGGCTGAGCGTATCCTGGCTCGCATCAATGGTGCTGAGGAGGCTAAGAAGATTTTGGATGACATCAAGAATACGGTTACTGAGAAGAAGGAGAAACTGCTTACTTACGGTGTGCTCTGTATCTTCGTAGGTGTGATGCTCTCTGTATTCCAGCAGGCTGTAGGTATCAATGCCGTGCTCTATTATGCTCCTCGTATCTATGATGCTATGGGCTTTGACAATCCGATGGTATTGACCGTATTCAATGGTATCGTGAACCTCGGTTTCACCTGTGTAGCCATCTTTACGGTAGAGAAGTTGGGACGTAAGCCTTTGCTCATTACCGGTTCTCTGGGCATGGCATTGGGTGCCATCGGTGTAGCCATCACCTTCGGTAATCCTAATCTGCAGTTGTTGTGCATGGTATCCATCATGGTTTATTCTGCATCATTCATGTTCTCTTGGGGACCAATCTGCTGGGTACTTATCGCCGAGGTATTCCCTAATACGATTCGTGGTGCTGCCGTAGCGATTGCCGTAGCCTTCCAGTGGATTTTCAACTGGATTGTTTCTACCTCTTTCGTTCCGATGGCTAACAGCCTGGGCTATTGGTTCACCTATGGCCTGTATGGTGTTATCTGTATCCTCGCTGCCATCTTTGTATGGAAGCTCGTTCCTGAGACCAAGGGTAAGACGCTGGAGGATATGACCAAGCTTTGGAAGAAAGACTAA
- a CDS encoding transposase encodes MEITKDKVTELFCIIDEFYKVFDAENAGKLFLSEDGVKRRRRKASLSDSEIMTILLYFHFGSFRNFKHYYLFFIRGTLKLYFPNAVSYNRFVELESRVFFPLMFFLNLRAFGRCNDRGEIIAFVLTGANVSDKDPAVFDVLAKRLYGKLFADKGYISQKLFDSLFEEGIQLVTGLRVNMKNKLMPFYDKMMLRKRYIIETINDLLKNTAQIVHSRHRSVSNFIINIISALGAYCFFDNKPKALTGYVIEDTKQLSLF; translated from the coding sequence ATGGAGATTACCAAGGACAAAGTTACAGAATTATTTTGTATTATTGATGAATTTTACAAAGTTTTTGATGCTGAAAATGCAGGAAAATTGTTTTTGAGTGAAGATGGAGTAAAGCGCAGACGACGTAAAGCCTCTTTATCTGATAGTGAAATCATGACGATTTTGCTGTATTTCCATTTCGGCTCATTCCGAAACTTCAAGCATTATTACCTATTCTTTATTAGAGGAACATTGAAGTTATATTTTCCAAATGCAGTGTCTTATAACCGTTTTGTAGAACTTGAAAGTCGCGTATTCTTCCCTCTCATGTTCTTCCTGAATCTCCGTGCTTTTGGCAGATGTAATGATAGAGGTGAGATAATTGCTTTTGTTCTCACTGGTGCAAACGTTAGCGACAAAGATCCAGCGGTATTCGATGTATTGGCTAAACGTCTGTATGGCAAGCTGTTTGCAGATAAAGGCTATATCTCGCAAAAACTCTTCGATTCGCTTTTTGAGGAAGGCATCCAGTTGGTTACAGGACTGAGAGTGAACATGAAGAACAAACTAATGCCGTTCTATGACAAGATGATGCTACGCAAAAGATACATCATTGAAACGATTAATGACCTGTTGAAAAATACGGCTCAGATAGTACATTCACGTCACAGGTCTGTTTCGAATTTCATCATAAATATTATTTCTGCATTAGGGGCATACTGTTTCTTTGACAACAAGCCCAAGGCACTTACTGGATACGTTATCGAAGATACGAAACAGCTTAGTCTTTTCTAA
- the rodA gene encoding rod shape-determining protein RodA, with translation MIDNKQPSVLASLDWWTIGIYLALLIFGWVSVCGASYNYGDNEIFSLGARSGMQIIWIGTSIALGLVILLLDDRFYDTFSYVIYGVLILLLFATIFNPHSIKGSHSWLVLGPLRLQPAEFGKFATALAVAKFMSSYGFSMQNLKHFMAAVGIIVLPMLCIVGQRETGSALVYLSFFLMLYREGMPGAILFTGVSMVAYFVVGVKYENVMMWDTYTSVGKFVVLLLVQIFTAGMVNSYTGDRKQALMILAYSVGITLLFVLFSTYVIPFDIVWIQLFLCAMLIGFLVYQGLRTRFRNYFLISIFSLGSIAFFYSADYVLNHVMEPHQRVRINVLLGLDEDLAGAGYNVHQSEIAIGSGGLQGKGFLNGTQTKLKFVPEQDTDFIFCTVGEEEGFLGSAGVLLLFLALILRLMHLAERQPYKFGRIYGYCVLSVFLFHLFINVGMVLGLTPVIGIPLPFFSYGGSSLWGFTILLFIFLRIDAGRNLVRS, from the coding sequence ATGATCGATAATAAACAACCTAGTGTGCTTGCTTCACTTGACTGGTGGACGATAGGTATTTATCTGGCACTCCTCATCTTCGGATGGGTGAGCGTCTGTGGAGCCAGCTATAACTATGGTGACAACGAGATATTCAGTCTGGGTGCCCGCTCGGGTATGCAGATTATATGGATTGGCACATCCATAGCACTGGGATTGGTAATCCTGCTGCTTGATGACCGGTTTTACGATACCTTCTCGTATGTCATCTATGGCGTCCTGATACTCTTGCTCTTTGCTACGATATTCAATCCGCATAGCATCAAGGGTTCCCACTCCTGGCTGGTGTTGGGACCGCTCCGACTGCAACCGGCTGAGTTTGGTAAGTTTGCTACGGCTCTGGCGGTAGCCAAGTTTATGTCAAGCTATGGTTTCAGTATGCAGAACCTGAAGCATTTCATGGCAGCCGTAGGCATTATCGTTCTGCCGATGCTCTGTATCGTAGGTCAGCGCGAAACGGGTTCTGCCTTGGTTTATCTTTCATTCTTCCTCATGCTTTACCGCGAAGGAATGCCGGGTGCCATTCTCTTTACCGGCGTGTCGATGGTGGCTTACTTCGTAGTGGGTGTGAAGTATGAGAACGTGATGATGTGGGATACCTATACTTCTGTGGGTAAGTTTGTCGTGCTTCTGCTGGTGCAGATTTTTACGGCTGGCATGGTGAACTCCTATACGGGCGACAGGAAACAGGCACTGATGATCCTTGCCTATTCGGTAGGCATTACGCTGCTCTTCGTGCTCTTTTCTACCTATGTCATTCCGTTCGACATTGTGTGGATCCAGCTCTTCCTATGTGCTATGCTCATCGGATTCCTGGTTTATCAGGGACTGAGAACCCGGTTCCGGAATTACTTCCTCATCTCAATCTTTTCGTTGGGAAGTATCGCTTTCTTCTATTCTGCCGATTATGTGTTGAATCATGTGATGGAACCTCATCAGAGAGTGCGTATCAACGTACTGCTGGGACTGGATGAAGATTTGGCTGGTGCGGGATATAACGTGCATCAGAGTGAGATTGCCATTGGTTCCGGCGGACTTCAGGGAAAAGGTTTCCTCAATGGAACGCAGACCAAGCTGAAGTTCGTGCCTGAGCAGGATACAGACTTTATCTTCTGTACGGTAGGCGAGGAGGAAGGTTTCCTCGGTTCGGCAGGCGTGCTGCTGCTTTTCCTGGCTTTGATATTGCGGTTGATGCATCTGGCTGAGCGGCAACCTTATAAATTCGGGCGTATCTACGGCTATTGTGTCCTGTCGGTATTCCTCTTCCACCTGTTTATTAATGTGGGAATGGTGCTGGGTTTAACACCGGTTATAGGTATTCCGCTGCCGTTCTTCAGTTATGGTGGCAGTTCGTTATGGGGATTTACCATCCTTCTTTTCATCTTCTTGAGAATTGATGCGGGAAGGAACTTAGTGAGAAGTTAA
- a CDS encoding gliding motility lipoprotein GldH translates to MKKTVYFIVLTAIVHILFACSGSTVYDEYAHTPIAGWEKNDTLSFEVSPLLEPGHYKQSLGLRITGAYPFMGLTLIVEQTVYHRTRKIPGECKIDTVNCQLIDKNGVSRGQGISYYQYNFPINIYQMHQGDSIHVAIRHDMKREILPGVSDIGIKISKIQ, encoded by the coding sequence ATGAAAAAGACTGTTTATTTCATCGTTTTGACAGCGATCGTTCACATTCTCTTTGCCTGCAGCGGTTCGACCGTATACGATGAGTATGCCCATACACCGATTGCAGGATGGGAGAAGAACGACACCCTATCATTCGAAGTATCACCTCTACTCGAGCCCGGGCATTACAAACAAAGCTTAGGACTTCGCATTACAGGTGCCTACCCATTCATGGGACTTACGCTCATCGTAGAACAGACGGTTTATCACCGAACCAGAAAGATACCTGGCGAATGCAAGATAGATACGGTAAACTGCCAGCTGATTGACAAAAACGGCGTGAGCAGAGGACAGGGTATCAGCTACTATCAGTATAACTTCCCTATCAACATCTATCAGATGCATCAGGGCGATTCCATACACGTAGCCATCAGACATGATATGAAAAGAGAAATCCTGCCCGGTGTGAGTGACATCGGCATCAAGATTTCAAAGATACAATAA
- the ricT gene encoding PSP1 domain-containing protein produces the protein MKFRMWNGCDRGLCAKGVGRQDRQLNTYDWLADVPGNAESTDLVEVQFKNTRKGYYHNVNNLDLKKGDIVAVEANPGHDIGVVTLTGRLVKLQIKKANLKSQDDIKRIYRIAKQVDLDKCKEAKSREHGTMIQSRQIAKDLGLKMKIGDVEYQGDGNKAIFYYIADERVDFRQLIKVLADTFHVRIEMKQIGARQEAGRIGGTGPCGRELCCATWMKNFISVSTNAARYQDISLNPQKLAGMCAKLKCCLNYEVDSYVEASRKLPPKDAVLQTADGDFHQFKVDILAGLITYSSDKNLASNLETISIERAKAIIEMNRQGEKPLSLLEDGKAKPVAKPVDLLAEADLSRFDKAKKKKKKNNKNKGPRQQEGDNKPQKNENRAQNGDNKPQKNEGKPNNQRRDNRNQGNHPKGDNRQPRNDRRPNKGNKPQNGNNAPQNGNKPQGNNASQE, from the coding sequence ATGAAATTCAGGATGTGGAACGGCTGCGACCGTGGTCTGTGCGCTAAGGGCGTAGGAAGACAGGACAGACAGCTCAACACATACGACTGGCTTGCCGATGTACCCGGCAATGCTGAAAGTACTGACCTCGTGGAGGTACAGTTCAAGAATACCCGTAAGGGATATTACCACAATGTGAATAACCTCGACCTGAAGAAGGGCGATATAGTGGCGGTAGAGGCTAACCCGGGGCACGACATCGGTGTGGTTACGCTGACCGGAAGACTGGTAAAACTCCAGATTAAGAAGGCAAACCTCAAGTCGCAGGATGATATCAAGCGTATCTACCGTATCGCCAAGCAGGTGGATCTTGACAAATGCAAGGAGGCTAAGAGCCGTGAACACGGCACCATGATCCAGAGCCGCCAGATAGCCAAAGATCTCGGACTGAAGATGAAAATAGGTGATGTAGAATATCAGGGAGACGGCAACAAGGCTATCTTCTATTACATCGCTGACGAACGTGTGGACTTCCGCCAGCTCATCAAGGTTCTTGCCGATACCTTCCATGTGCGCATTGAGATGAAACAGATCGGTGCACGACAGGAAGCAGGCCGCATCGGTGGAACGGGTCCTTGCGGCAGAGAACTCTGCTGCGCTACCTGGATGAAGAACTTCATCAGCGTTAGCACCAATGCAGCACGCTACCAGGACATCTCTCTGAATCCTCAGAAACTTGCCGGTATGTGCGCCAAACTGAAGTGCTGTCTCAACTACGAGGTAGACAGCTATGTAGAGGCTAGCAGAAAGTTGCCGCCTAAGGATGCCGTACTGCAGACAGCCGACGGTGATTTCCATCAGTTCAAGGTGGATATCCTGGCTGGTCTTATCACCTACTCTTCTGACAAGAACCTTGCTTCCAACCTCGAAACCATCAGCATCGAGCGTGCCAAGGCTATCATCGAAATGAACCGTCAGGGCGAGAAGCCATTGAGTCTGCTGGAAGACGGTAAGGCAAAACCTGTAGCCAAACCAGTCGACCTGCTCGCCGAAGCTGATTTGAGCCGCTTTGACAAGGCTAAGAAAAAGAAGAAGAAGAACAATAAGAACAAGGGACCTCGCCAGCAGGAGGGAGACAACAAGCCTCAGAAGAACGAGAACCGCGCGCAGAACGGCGACAACAAACCTCAGAAGAATGAAGGCAAGCCAAACAACCAGCGCCGCGACAACCGTAATCAGGGCAATCATCCTAAGGGTGACAACCGCCAGCCAAGAAACGACAGACGACCTAACAAGGGCAACAAGCCGCAGAATGGCAACAACGCCCCTCAGAATGGTAACAAGCCACAAGGCAATAACGCCTCACAAGAATAA
- a CDS encoding ATP-binding protein produces the protein MQRNEVIGQQEVWNRLMEMVQENRLPHALMFCGPQGCGKLAMALAFASYLLGDSPMLRKWEHPDLHFTFPTIKTANMGSEHKPVSLDFIKEWRELLLSKGPYIQISDWMLKMGKTDADYNKQAIITAEETDAISHELMMMSSQGGYKISLIWLPERMNIQSANKILKLLEEPPRQTLFLLVSENPELLLETIRSRTQRIDFKKIETAEMEKALTERRALEPDMAHRIARIANGNWNLALEELDAGNENRQHLDMFIMLMRLAYMRKIGDLKKWTDVIATFGREKQKRMLDYFMHMLRESFMYNFRNPELSYMTQDEENFAKNFARFINEANIIDISNLFEDSKRMISQNANAKIVFFDMALKIIVLLLRK, from the coding sequence ATGCAAAGAAATGAAGTTATAGGTCAGCAAGAAGTATGGAACCGTCTCATGGAGATGGTTCAGGAGAACCGTTTGCCCCATGCGCTGATGTTCTGCGGCCCGCAGGGTTGCGGCAAACTGGCGATGGCACTGGCTTTTGCCAGCTATCTTCTGGGCGATTCACCGATGCTCAGGAAATGGGAACATCCGGACCTCCACTTCACCTTTCCTACCATCAAGACCGCCAATATGGGCAGCGAACACAAACCGGTGAGCCTCGACTTCATCAAGGAATGGAGAGAGCTGCTGCTTTCTAAAGGTCCCTACATCCAGATTAGCGACTGGATGCTGAAGATGGGCAAGACGGATGCCGACTATAACAAACAGGCTATCATCACTGCCGAAGAAACCGATGCCATCTCTCACGAACTGATGATGATGTCGAGTCAGGGCGGATATAAGATAAGTCTGATATGGCTCCCGGAACGTATGAACATCCAGAGTGCTAACAAGATACTGAAACTGCTGGAGGAGCCGCCTCGCCAGACGCTATTCCTGCTGGTAAGCGAGAATCCGGAACTGCTGCTGGAAACCATCAGAAGCCGTACACAGCGTATCGACTTCAAGAAGATAGAAACCGCTGAGATGGAAAAAGCGCTGACGGAACGGAGAGCGCTGGAGCCAGACATGGCACACCGCATAGCCCGTATCGCCAACGGCAACTGGAACCTCGCACTCGAAGAACTGGATGCAGGAAACGAAAACCGGCAGCATCTCGACATGTTCATCATGCTGATGCGACTGGCTTACATGCGCAAGATAGGTGACCTCAAGAAGTGGACCGATGTGATTGCAACCTTCGGAAGAGAAAAGCAGAAACGCATGCTCGACTACTTTATGCACATGCTCAGAGAAAGTTTCATGTACAACTTCCGGAATCCGGAACTGAGCTACATGACGCAGGATGAGGAGAACTTTGCCAAGAACTTTGCCCGCTTCATCAACGAGGCAAACATCATTGACATCTCCAACCTCTTCGAAGACAGCAAGCGCATGATTTCGCAAAATGCCAATGCCAAAATCGTTTTCTTCGATATGGCGCTCAAAATCATCGTACTCCTGCTTAGGAAGTGA
- a CDS encoding ATP-binding protein, which produces MRTIINNQKKERDILLSRPYLTRHTQYDVDELLASKQIKLITGPRRTGKSTEALLMLKGRNFAYLNFDDGKLLSAWDDDLVWETLRAVYPDFEYLLLDEVQNLDGWDLWVSKLYRMGINMVITGSNAKLLSSEMATLLTGRYIQIEMLPFSLSEFFIWNHRNLSEVSEMKDSVSDLSLIADYLHHGGYPETVAARSLTQNYLSTLFDSIIWKDIAKRHKVRNVEDLNNLAMYLVSNFCNPFSANELAEALGFSSVATTKKFMGFLREPYLLYYLPRYNNKLKMMKKAPQKVYVVDNGFVEAKAFSVSENLGRLLENQVFIELVRRGYHAETSLFYYRSRNDKETDFVTRQGAHVESLIQVCYDLSSERTLKREIDSIIECAGELKCSNLIIVTMNEERVIEKNGYKVKVLPIYKF; this is translated from the coding sequence ATGAGAACAATTATCAATAACCAGAAAAAGGAACGGGATATTCTGCTTTCCCGTCCTTATCTTACACGTCATACCCAATATGATGTGGATGAACTGTTGGCAAGCAAGCAAATCAAGTTGATAACGGGGCCTAGAAGAACCGGTAAATCGACAGAGGCTTTGCTGATGCTGAAAGGCAGGAACTTTGCCTATCTGAATTTTGATGACGGCAAACTCCTGAGTGCATGGGACGATGATTTGGTTTGGGAAACGCTACGTGCCGTTTATCCCGACTTCGAGTATCTTCTGCTCGATGAGGTTCAAAATCTGGATGGTTGGGATTTGTGGGTCTCCAAACTTTACCGCATGGGAATTAACATGGTCATTACGGGAAGCAACGCCAAATTGCTGAGTAGCGAAATGGCAACATTGCTAACAGGCAGATATATACAGATAGAGATGCTGCCTTTCAGTCTTTCAGAATTCTTTATCTGGAACCACAGGAATCTTTCGGAGGTATCAGAGATGAAAGATAGCGTATCCGACCTCTCGCTTATAGCTGACTATCTGCACCATGGTGGTTATCCTGAGACTGTAGCAGCAAGAAGCCTGACCCAAAACTATCTCTCCACACTCTTCGATTCCATCATTTGGAAAGACATTGCCAAGCGCCATAAAGTACGCAATGTGGAGGATTTGAACAACCTGGCCATGTATCTGGTTTCTAACTTCTGCAATCCTTTCAGTGCCAACGAACTGGCAGAAGCGCTGGGATTTTCGAGCGTTGCAACCACCAAGAAGTTCATGGGATTTTTAAGAGAACCCTATCTCCTGTATTATCTGCCACGTTACAACAACAAGTTGAAAATGATGAAGAAAGCTCCACAGAAAGTATATGTGGTTGATAATGGTTTTGTAGAAGCCAAGGCTTTTAGTGTGAGTGAGAACTTAGGCAGGTTGTTGGAGAATCAGGTTTTTATAGAGTTGGTTCGCAGGGGATATCATGCAGAAACATCGCTTTTCTATTATCGCTCCCGTAATGACAAGGAGACTGATTTTGTTACAAGGCAGGGTGCTCATGTAGAAAGTCTGATACAAGTATGTTATGACCTCTCTTCCGAACGGACACTCAAGCGGGAGATAGATAGCATAATAGAATGTGCGGGAGAACTCAAATGCTCCAATCTGATCATTGTCACGATGAATGAGGAAAGGGTAATTGAGAAAAATGGATATAAGGTCAAGGTTTTGCCTATATATAAGTTTTAA